CGGTGGACCTCAACGCGGCGAGCGAAGAGGCAGCGATGAAGATGGTGGCGGGGACGGCAAGGAGCATGGGCATCGAGATCGTCGGCTAGCGGCGCGCCGCGGCCGGCGACGGCGCGAGGCGGGCGCCCGCGCCACCGACACCGCGCGGGAACGCGGGAGGATCGAAGGCGATCCGCCAGGGAGGGTGAACGCAGAAGATGAAGAGAAGCAAGCGGTACAGGGAGCTCGTCGAGAAGATCAAGCTGAGCGGCCCGTGCGCGCTCGACCAGGCCGTCGAGTTCCTCAAGCAGTCGGCAAGCGCGAAGTTCGACGAGACGGTGGAGCTTGCCGTCCGCCTCGGCGTGGACCCGAAGCGCTCCGACCAGCTCATCCGGGGCACGGTCGTCCTGCCGCACGGCACCGGCCGCAAGGTGAGGATCCTCGCTCTGGCGAAGGGCGAGAAGGTCAAGGAAGCGGAGGACGCGGGCGCGGACTTCGTGGGGTCCGATGAGTACATCGAGAAGATCCAGGGCGGGTGGCTCGAGTTCGACACGATCATCGCGACGCCGGACATGATGAAGGACGTCGGGCGGCTCGGCAAGGTCCTGGGTCCCCGCGGCCTCATGCCGAACCCGAAGAGCGGCACCGTGACCTTCGACCTGGCCAAGGCGATCACCGAGGCGCGCGCGGGCAAGATCGAGTACCGGACGGACAAGACCGGCAACGTGCACGCGGTGTTCGGGAAGGCGTCGTTCACGGCCGAGCAGCTCAGGGGCAACCTCCTCGAGCTCGCGCGGGAGATCGTCCGCGCGAAGCCGGCCGCCGCGAAGGGGCAGTACATCAGGAGCGCGACCATCTCCACGACCATGGGCCCGGGCATTCCGGTGGACGTCACGGCGCTCGTGGATTCCGTGAAGCAGTAGGGGCCCGGCGCCCGACCGGGGGAGCGAACGAAGCATGGAGAAGCGACAGAAGGAAGTTCTCATTCAGGAACTGACGGAGGACCTGCGCGGCAACACCGTCGTCTTCCTCGGTGACTTCACCGGGATGGACGTCGAGACGGCGACCGAGCTCAGGAAGCGATTCCGCGAGGCCGGTGTGCGGTGCCGCGTCGCCAAGAACACGCTCGCGAGGCGAGCCATGGATGAGGTCGGGCTCGGGAGCCTCTCCGGCTTCCTGACCGGCCCGAACGCGATCGTGATCGCGGAGCGCGACCCCGGGGCCGCGGCCAAGATCATGGTCGAGTTCGAGAAGCAGAAGAACACCCCGAAGATCAGGGCGGGCTGGGTGGACTCTGCGGTCATGACGGCCACGGACATCAGGCGGATAGCCGAGCTTCCCTCCCGCGATGTCCTGTTGGCGCAGATCGCTGCGGGCTTCCAGGCGCCCGTGTCGGGGTTGGCGCGACTCCTGAACGAGCTCCTCAGGCGCTTCGTTGCGACGCTGGACGCTGTGGCGAAGGAGAGGGGCGGGGCGCCGGCCGGGGCGACCGAGGCGGCGGAGTAGCGCGATGGTGGGCGGCGCTCCGGCGCGCCGGCCGAGGAGTTGTTGGGCGATCCCACGAGAAGGCCACGCTGGAGGTGTGTGATGGCAGACGAGACGAAGGACGCAGTGGAGACCGTCGAGCAGGCCCCGATGAGCAAGACGATCGGGAAGATCCTCGAGTCGATCGAGAAGATGACCGTCCTCGAGATGGCGGAGCTCGTGAAGGCCCTCGAGAGGAAGTTCGGCGTGACGGCCGCCGCTCCCATGGCCATGATGGCCGCCCCCGCGGCGGGCGGCGCCGCTGCCGCGGCCGCGGACGAGCAGACGGAGTGGGACGTGATCCTGGCCGACACCGGCGAGAAGAAGTTCCAGGTCGTGAAGGTCATCCGCGCGGTGACGGACCTCGGCCTGAAGGAGGCGAAGGACCTCGTGGACAACCCCGGCCAGGTCGTGAAGAAGGGTGCGACCAAGGAAGAGGCCGAGGACATCAAGAAGAAGCTGGAGGAGGCGGGAGCCAAGGTCCAGCTGAAGTAGGTGTCGTTGGCGAGGGAGCGTAGGTGCGGCTGATTCTTCGGGATTCCGTGTCCGACGGCAGGGCGTCGCGTGATGCGGCCCAGCCTGCAGGGAGGATGACGCAGAGGTGAGCGGACCCCGCAAGATTGAGAGAAAATTCTACTCGAAGTTCCCGGTCGAGCGGGAGCTTCCCATGCCGAACCTCCTGGACGTGCAGCTCGCGTCGTTCCGGTCCTGCCTCGGCGGCGGGAGCTCGGAGTCGAGCGAGCCGTCCGGCCTGGACGACATCTTCAGGCGCTTCTTCCCGGTCGATGGGCACCAGGGGGCTTACACCCTGGAGTACAAGGGCTTCCGCATGGGCCAGCCGAAGCACACCATCCAGGAGTGCCGCGAACGGAACCTCACGTTCGAAGCGCCCCTCAAGGCGACGCTCAGGCTCGTGCGGTGGGAGCCGAAGGAGAGCGGGCAGCGGAAGTTCCTCGAGGCCGAGGAGGCGGAGATCTACCTGGGTGAGATCCCACTCATCACCGAGAGGGGCACGTTCATCGTGAACGGCGCGGAGCGCGTCATCGTGAGCCAGCTCCACCGTTCCCCGGGCGTGTTCTTCCAGGAGCGGGTGCACCCGAACGGGACGACGCTCTACTTCGCCAAGATCATCCCCTACCGCGGCACGTGGGTAGAGATCCGCATGGGCATCAAGGACGAGATGTTCATCCGGACGGACCGTCGGCATCAGTTCAGGATGACGACCTTCCTGCGCGCGCTCGGCTACTCGAAGGACGAGGACATCCGGGCGCTCTTCTATACAAGCGAGGTCGTCGAGCTTCCGTCGTCCCGACCGTCGCGCGAGACGCAGCCGTGCGGCCGCGTGCTCGCCGAGACGATCGTGAACAGGGAGACCGGCGAGGTCGTCGCCGAGCGCGGCGAGGAGCTTGCGCCGAAGCACGTCAAGGAGCTCAGGGACCTCGGTCACACGACGGTGTCCGTCCTCGTGACCGAGACCGGACGGATCCTGGCGCGCCCCGACAAGGACAGGGACGCCGAGCTCGTCGGCCGCATCGTCGCCAAGACCTACAAGAACCCCGAGACGCGGGAGATCATCGTCCAGAGCGACGAGAAGCTCACGGCCACGGTCGTCGGCCTCCTTCGGAAGGCCGGCTCCCGAGAGATCGAGCTCGTGCAGATGGACCCCGTGGATCAGAAGGTCATCGAGGCGACGCTCGCGCGCGACAAGACGCACTCGGAGGAGGAGGCCCTTCAGGAGATCTACAAGACCATGAAGGGCGGGAACCTCCCGAGCAAAGACGCCGGGCGGGAGCTCGTGGACAGGATGTTCTTCGATCCCAACCGCTACGACCTCAAGAACGTCGGGCGGTACAAGATCAACCGCCAGCTCGCCATCCGCGACGAGGACATCCCGCTCAACACGATCTGCCTGACGCGGGCCGACTTCATCGCGACGATCAGGGCGCTCCTCGACGTGCTCAAGGGCAAGCGGAGCGTGGACGACATCGACCACCTGGGCAACCGGCGCGTGCGCTCGGTCGGCGAGCTCCTCGAGAACCAGCTGTCCGCGGGCCTGTCGCGGATGATCCGGGTCATCAAGGACCGGATGTCCACGGGGGAGAGCGAGGACTTCGACCTCGCCACGCTCGTGAACTCGAGACCGATCTCGGCCGTCGTGCGCGCGTTCTTCGGTTCGAACCAGCTGTCGCAGTTCATGGAGCAGACGAACCCGCTCGCCGAGCTCACGCACAAGCGCAGGCTCTCCGCGCTGGGTCCCGGCGGCCTCACGCGCGAGCGCGCCGGCTTCGAGGTGCGCGACGTGCACTACAGCCACTACAGCCGGATGTGCCCGATCGAGACGCCGGAAGGCCCGAACATCGGCCTCATCAGCTCGTTGTCGACCTACGGGCGCATCAACGACTTCGGCTTCATCGAGGCGCCGTACTACCGCGTGGACGGCGGGCACGTGACCAGCCGCGTGGAGTTTCTCACGGCCTCCGAGGAAGACGAGTACGTGATCGCGCAGGCCGGAGAGCCGATCGAGGCAGACGGCAGGCTGACCGAGAAAGCGCTCCTGGCCCGCTACAAGGACGACTTCCCCACGATGCCGCGGGAGGACGTCCAGTACATCGACGTGTCGCCCAAGCAGCTCGTGTCCGCGGCCGCGGCGCTCGTTCCGTTCCTCGAGCACGACGACGCGAACCGGGCGCTCATGGGCTCCAACATGCAGCGGCAGGCCGTGCCGCTCGTCAGGACGGAGACGCCGCTCGTCGGGACCGGCATCGAGCACCGGATCGCCGTCGACTCGGGCGCGGTCACGGTGGCGGCGCACGCAGGTGTCGTGGAGTCGGTTTCGGCGGACCGCATCACGGTCCGGCACACGGAGACCCTCGACGGGTCGCCGGCGGTGGACGACTACGAGCTCCGCAAGTTCCAGCGCACGAACCAGAACACGTGCATCAACCAGCGCCCCATCGCGCGCGTGGGCGACCGCGTCGAGCGCGGGGACGTGATCGCGGACGGCGCATCGACGAAGGACGGGGAGATCGCGCTGGGCTCGAACCTCCTCGTCGCGTTCATGCCGTGGGAGGGGTACAACTTCGAGGACGCCATTCTCGTCTCGGAGAAGATCCTCAAGACGGACGCGCTCACCTCGATCCACATCGAGGAGTTCGAGTCGCAGGTTCGGGAGACCAAGCGGGGCATGGAGGAGTTCACCCCCGAGATCCCGAACGTCAGCGAGGAGCGCCTGAAGGACCTCGACGAGAACGGGCTCGTCCGCGTCGGCGCCCACGTGACCGCGGGCGACATCCTGATCGGCAAGGTCACGCCGAAGGGCGAGACCGAGCTCACGCCCGAGGAGAACCTGCTCCGCGCCATCTTCGGGGACCGCGCCGGCGACGTGCGCGACACGTCTCTGAAGGCGCCGCCCGGCATGGTCGGGGTCGTGATCGACACGAGGCTCTTCTCTCGCCGCGCCCGGGACGAGCGCAGCAAGAAGGGCGTCACGAAGGAGATCGAGAAGATCAAGGCCGAGGCCAGGACCGCCATGAAGCGGCTCGAGCGAGACCGCGACCGGCGGATCTACGGCCTCCTGGAGGGCCAGAAGACCCGTTCGCTGCGCGACCGGAGGACCGGCGAGCTCGTGGTGCGAGCCGGCCGCAAGGTCAACGAAGAGGTCATGGGGCTTCTTCGACTCGACAAGCTCGACCTCGAGGGCGGCATCGTCGAGGACGACGCGGTGAACGAGAAGGTCATGGCCCTCCGCGAGGAGTACAGAAGGCGGATCGCGGACGTCGAACCGGAGCGCGACCGCAGGATCGAGAAGATCAAGCT
The DNA window shown above is from Candidatus Effluviviaceae Genus I sp. and carries:
- a CDS encoding 50S ribosomal protein L1; the protein is MKRSKRYRELVEKIKLSGPCALDQAVEFLKQSASAKFDETVELAVRLGVDPKRSDQLIRGTVVLPHGTGRKVRILALAKGEKVKEAEDAGADFVGSDEYIEKIQGGWLEFDTIIATPDMMKDVGRLGKVLGPRGLMPNPKSGTVTFDLAKAITEARAGKIEYRTDKTGNVHAVFGKASFTAEQLRGNLLELAREIVRAKPAAAKGQYIRSATISTTMGPGIPVDVTALVDSVKQ
- the rpoB gene encoding DNA-directed RNA polymerase subunit beta codes for the protein MPNLLDVQLASFRSCLGGGSSESSEPSGLDDIFRRFFPVDGHQGAYTLEYKGFRMGQPKHTIQECRERNLTFEAPLKATLRLVRWEPKESGQRKFLEAEEAEIYLGEIPLITERGTFIVNGAERVIVSQLHRSPGVFFQERVHPNGTTLYFAKIIPYRGTWVEIRMGIKDEMFIRTDRRHQFRMTTFLRALGYSKDEDIRALFYTSEVVELPSSRPSRETQPCGRVLAETIVNRETGEVVAERGEELAPKHVKELRDLGHTTVSVLVTETGRILARPDKDRDAELVGRIVAKTYKNPETREIIVQSDEKLTATVVGLLRKAGSREIELVQMDPVDQKVIEATLARDKTHSEEEALQEIYKTMKGGNLPSKDAGRELVDRMFFDPNRYDLKNVGRYKINRQLAIRDEDIPLNTICLTRADFIATIRALLDVLKGKRSVDDIDHLGNRRVRSVGELLENQLSAGLSRMIRVIKDRMSTGESEDFDLATLVNSRPISAVVRAFFGSNQLSQFMEQTNPLAELTHKRRLSALGPGGLTRERAGFEVRDVHYSHYSRMCPIETPEGPNIGLISSLSTYGRINDFGFIEAPYYRVDGGHVTSRVEFLTASEEDEYVIAQAGEPIEADGRLTEKALLARYKDDFPTMPREDVQYIDVSPKQLVSAAAALVPFLEHDDANRALMGSNMQRQAVPLVRTETPLVGTGIEHRIAVDSGAVTVAAHAGVVESVSADRITVRHTETLDGSPAVDDYELRKFQRTNQNTCINQRPIARVGDRVERGDVIADGASTKDGEIALGSNLLVAFMPWEGYNFEDAILVSEKILKTDALTSIHIEEFESQVRETKRGMEEFTPEIPNVSEERLKDLDENGLVRVGAHVTAGDILIGKVTPKGETELTPEENLLRAIFGDRAGDVRDTSLKAPPGMVGVVIDTRLFSRRARDERSKKGVTKEIEKIKAEARTAMKRLERDRDRRIYGLLEGQKTRSLRDRRTGELVVRAGRKVNEEVMGLLRLDKLDLEGGIVEDDAVNEKVMALREEYRRRIADVEPERDRRIEKIKLGEDLPRGVVKLAKVYVATKRKLSVGDKVAGRHGNKGVVAKILPEEDMPRLPDGTPVDIVLNPLGVPSRMNLGQILETHLGWAAQRLNYLAATPVFNGPPVATIKEELRKAGLPESGKTVLYDGRTGEPFEHEVTVGFIYTMKLLHLVDDKIHARSIGPYSLVTQQPLGGKAQFGGQRFGEMEVWALEAYGAAHTLQELLTVKSDDVVGRSRTYEAIVKGQDPPRPGTPASFDVLMRELQSLGLDVTLVKE
- a CDS encoding 50S ribosomal protein L10, with product MEKRQKEVLIQELTEDLRGNTVVFLGDFTGMDVETATELRKRFREAGVRCRVAKNTLARRAMDEVGLGSLSGFLTGPNAIVIAERDPGAAAKIMVEFEKQKNTPKIRAGWVDSAVMTATDIRRIAELPSRDVLLAQIAAGFQAPVSGLARLLNELLRRFVATLDAVAKERGGAPAGATEAAE
- the rplL gene encoding 50S ribosomal protein L7/L12 — encoded protein: MSKTIGKILESIEKMTVLEMAELVKALERKFGVTAAAPMAMMAAPAAGGAAAAAADEQTEWDVILADTGEKKFQVVKVIRAVTDLGLKEAKDLVDNPGQVVKKGATKEEAEDIKKKLEEAGAKVQLK